The following is a genomic window from Deltaproteobacteria bacterium.
ATCGCCGAGCACGAAGGACTCCGGGTCGGCCCGCCGTCTCAGGGCCGCCCGGATCCTCGCCGTGAGCTCGGTGGGCGAGAAGGGCTTGACGATGTAGTCGGCGGCGCCCGACTCCAACGCCCTGGCGATGGTCTCGTCCCGGCGGTAGGCGGAGATGAAGATCACCGGCAGATCGGCCAATTCGGGGACGCTTTCCATCAGCTCGATGCCGTCGGTTCCGGGCAGCACCAGGTCGAGCAGCACCAGGCGGGGCTTCTCGGTCCTGATGATGCGGGCGAGCTCGTGGTGGTCGCCGGTCATGATGGGGGAGTAGCCCTCCTTGGCCAGAGCGTCGCGGACGTAGCGGAGCGTTTCCGGATCGTCGTCCACTACGAGGATGGGCTCGGGTTCACGCCCCTGGCCGGGCCGGCGGGAACGGTTCGGGTGGGAGCCCCTGGAGTCGCCGGCCTCTTCGACCACCGGAACCGTGAAGGTGAACTGCGTGCCCTGGCCCGGGCCGCCGCTGGTGGCCCAGATGCGGCCTCCATGGGCCTCCACCAGCCCCTTCGAGATCACAAGCCCCAGCCCCGACCCCCCGAGCCCGCGCGGGTCCTCGTCGCTTGCCGGTGCCGTGTGCTTCTGAAAGAGGTGCGGCAACTGATCCGGCGGCACGCCCCTGCCCTGGTCGGAGACCGTGATCGCCACGTGCACGCCATCGCACTCCGCGGCCACCCGGATGGGAGAGGACTCCGGAGAGTGACGGGCGGCGTTGGCGAGGAGGTTGTTCAGGACCTGCACGATGCGCCGCCGGTCGGCCAGCACCCGCGGCAGGTCCCGCGAAAGGTCGATCACCACGGCGTGCCGGCTGCCGCCGCCCAGGAACGCGTTCCGGGCTCCCTCCACCAGCTCGGCCACCTCCGAGGGCCCCGGCGCCACCGACAGCGTGCCCGAGTCGATGCGGCCCGCATCGAGCAGGTCGCCGATCAGGTTCTGTGCGTGATCCGCCTGCTCGCTGATGATGCGGAAGAACTGGTGCACCTCGGCCGGGTCCAGGGCCGGCGCCGTGCGGAGCCCGGTCCCCGCCGACCCCTGGATGGCGGCAAGCGGCGTGCGCAGTTCGTGACTCACCATGTTCAGGAACTCCGCCTGCAACCGCGCCAGTTCCTCCAGCGGCGCAAGGTCCTGCATGGTCACCACCACCGACTCCACCGTGCCGTCCGCGGAACGGACCGGCGTGGCGTTGATCAGCATCCTGATGCTGCGGCCGTCCGGGGCGGAGAGCACGACCTCCTCGGCGAGCACCGTCTGGGCGTTGCTCAGTTCCTGCGCCAGTGGGTATTCGTCGAGCGCATACTCGCGGCCGTCCGAGAACCGGCACCTCAGCACGTCCAGGATATCCTCCAGGGCGCGGTCCGGCAGGCGTATCCCCTCGGCCATGCGTTGCGCCTCGCGGTTGAAATAGACGGGATGAGCGGTCCCGGCGTCGAGCACCACCACGCCCACCGGGCAGGTGTCCACCAAGGCTTCGAGGTCGGCGCGCACCCGCCGCTCGTTGCGGTGCGTGCGCGCGTTTGCGACGGCCGTGGCCGCCTGCGAAGCGAACAGCGCCAGCACGGCTTGTTCGTCTTCGGCGGGCTCCCCTCCGCCGTCCTTCCCGACGAGGAGGATTTCGCCGACGGGCCGGCCCTGGTGATTCATGGGCGTTCGGTGGAAGGTCCTCGATGCCATCAGCTCGGCCGAATCCGCGAGTGAGCGGACCTCGGGCAGTTGCTGCAGTTCTTCCTCCGTGAAGCCGGAGGCGGCGAAGTCCTCGGGCCGCCCGGA
Proteins encoded in this region:
- a CDS encoding ATP-binding protein, yielding MKGQEALSRENETLRRENDALLDRISTLSAAVLRMSAGLDLDTVLQEAVDGARALTGAGCGVITTLDESGRPEDFAASGFTEEELQQLPEVRSLADSAELMASRTFHRTPMNHQGRPVGEILLVGKDGGGEPAEDEQAVLALFASQAATAVANARTHRNERRVRADLEALVDTCPVGVVVLDAGTAHPVYFNREAQRMAEGIRLPDRALEDILDVLRCRFSDGREYALDEYPLAQELSNAQTVLAEEVVLSAPDGRSIRMLINATPVRSADGTVESVVVTMQDLAPLEELARLQAEFLNMVSHELRTPLAAIQGSAGTGLRTAPALDPAEVHQFFRIISEQADHAQNLIGDLLDAGRIDSGTLSVAPGPSEVAELVEGARNAFLGGGSRHAVVIDLSRDLPRVLADRRRIVQVLNNLLANAARHSPESSPIRVAAECDGVHVAITVSDQGRGVPPDQLPHLFQKHTAPASDEDPRGLGGSGLGLVISKGLVEAHGGRIWATSGGPGQGTQFTFTVPVVEEAGDSRGSHPNRSRRPGQGREPEPILVVDDDPETLRYVRDALAKEGYSPIMTGDHHELARIIRTEKPRLVLLDLVLPGTDGIELMESVPELADLPVIFISAYRRDETIARALESGAADYIVKPFSPTELTARIRAALRRRADPESFVLGD